A single genomic interval of Cupriavidus necator harbors:
- a CDS encoding aldehyde dehydrogenase family protein has translation MTVFLNHIDGEWTACQSGRTFDNVNPADTADIVGRFQASAAVDAQAAVAAAAAAFAGWKKTPVGKRAAILNRAADHLEANADSIAAELTREEGKALALARDEVLRSAQTLRFYAVEGQTFTGEVFPNDDPDQLVYSQREPLGVVTVIAPWNFPVSIPARKIAPALVTGNTVVFKPSSEAPLSGYRLAEALVKAGLPKGVLNFITGSAAEIGAAITEAPAVRAISFTGSSRAGEQIHRAVPLTTRTQMELGGKNPLIVMEDADLDRAVDLTIKGGFSLSGQACTGTSRVLVAESVKAAYTERLLAKVATLKVGSGMTAGMDLGPLASHKQLETVLRYIDIGKSEATLLCGGARLAGGDFDKGYYVAPTVFTDVTQQMRIAREEVFGPVIAILGFTDYADAIAKANDTEYGLAAAIVTSNPRYIHHFATDIEAGTVKVNRTTTGNLVNAPFGGVKRSSTSTFRESGRTGLEFYTQVKTVYRGA, from the coding sequence ATGACTGTATTCCTCAACCATATCGACGGCGAATGGACGGCCTGCCAGTCGGGCCGCACCTTCGATAACGTCAACCCGGCTGATACCGCCGATATTGTGGGCCGCTTCCAGGCGTCTGCCGCGGTGGACGCGCAGGCGGCCGTCGCCGCCGCCGCGGCAGCGTTCGCCGGCTGGAAAAAGACCCCGGTCGGCAAGCGCGCCGCCATCCTCAACCGTGCCGCTGACCATCTCGAGGCCAACGCCGATAGCATCGCCGCCGAGCTGACCCGCGAGGAAGGCAAGGCGCTGGCGCTGGCCCGCGACGAGGTGCTGCGCTCGGCCCAGACGCTGCGCTTCTATGCAGTGGAAGGGCAGACCTTCACCGGCGAGGTGTTCCCGAACGACGACCCCGACCAACTCGTCTACAGCCAGCGCGAGCCGCTGGGCGTGGTGACCGTGATCGCGCCGTGGAACTTCCCGGTATCGATCCCGGCCCGCAAGATCGCCCCGGCGCTGGTGACCGGCAACACAGTAGTGTTCAAGCCGTCGTCCGAGGCGCCGCTGTCGGGCTACCGGCTGGCCGAGGCGCTGGTCAAGGCCGGCCTGCCCAAGGGCGTGCTGAATTTCATCACCGGCAGCGCGGCGGAAATCGGCGCTGCCATCACCGAGGCGCCGGCCGTGCGGGCGATCTCGTTCACCGGCTCGTCGCGCGCCGGCGAGCAGATCCACCGCGCCGTGCCGCTGACCACGCGCACGCAGATGGAGCTGGGCGGCAAGAACCCGCTGATCGTGATGGAAGACGCCGACCTCGACCGCGCCGTCGACCTGACCATCAAGGGCGGCTTCTCGCTGTCGGGGCAGGCGTGCACCGGGACCAGCCGCGTGCTGGTGGCCGAGTCCGTCAAGGCGGCATACACAGAGCGGTTGCTGGCGAAGGTCGCCACCCTCAAGGTCGGCAGCGGCATGACGGCCGGGATGGACCTCGGGCCGCTGGCGTCGCACAAGCAGCTGGAAACGGTGCTGCGTTACATCGATATCGGCAAGTCCGAGGCGACGTTGCTGTGCGGCGGCGCGCGCCTTGCCGGCGGCGACTTCGACAAGGGCTACTACGTGGCGCCGACCGTGTTTACCGACGTGACCCAGCAGATGCGGATCGCGCGCGAGGAGGTCTTCGGGCCGGTGATCGCCATCCTGGGCTTCACCGACTACGCCGACGCCATCGCCAAGGCGAACGACACCGAGTACGGCCTGGCGGCGGCCATCGTCACCAGCAACCCGCGCTACATCCACCACTTCGCCACGGACATCGAGGCGGGCACGGTCAAGGTCAACCGCACCACCACCGGCAACCTGGTCAACGCGCCCTTTGGCGGGGTAAAGCGGTCGAGCACCTCGACCTTCCGCGAGTCGGGCCGCACC